In Nothobranchius furzeri strain GRZ-AD chromosome 18, NfurGRZ-RIMD1, whole genome shotgun sequence, a single genomic region encodes these proteins:
- the cox16 gene encoding cytochrome c oxidase assembly protein COX16 homolog, mitochondrial — protein sequence MFTLRTLQRNKTVKYGVPMLLLIVGGSFGLREFTQIRYDAQKIKKRLDPSLEAKVDSQKQSVMLEEEYEKLKEVKIDEWKNIRGPRPWEDSKEYQEEQRRSRS from the exons ATGTTTACTTTGAGGACTTTACAGAGAAATAAAACCGTGAAATATGGAGTTCCTATGCTT TTGCTGATAGTTGGTGGCTCCTTTGGCCTTCGAGAGTTTACTCAAATCCGATACGATGCCCAGAAGATCAAGAAAAGG TTGGATCCTTCACTGGAGGCTAAAGTGGACTCCCAGAAGCAATCGGTCATGCTGGAGGAGGAATATGAG AAGTTAAAGGAAGTGAAAATAGATGAGTGGAAGAACATCCGTGGTCCTCGTCCCTGGGAGGACTCCAAGGAGTACCAGGAGGAGCAGCGCAGGAGTCGGAGCTAA